From Girardinichthys multiradiatus isolate DD_20200921_A chromosome 3, DD_fGirMul_XY1, whole genome shotgun sequence, the proteins below share one genomic window:
- the arid1aa gene encoding AT-rich interactive domain-containing protein 1A isoform X2 translates to MAAQVASAATLNTSPPSELKKPDRDAKEDTVQGEKQPDKKQPCLDSGSPGRGDLQDGADGGNAGGGGEPEMKNGNGNPPRVNNNTSNDSVGPEGNNHPGFVHHHGPTFPPPSYGYSQHYGRAAFHQYGGQQSPGMAAAAGPGVQSSNIMDPYQPNSHDHGFSNHQFNNYNPFPNRTPHPGQSYGMNSPRSAQAPTAGGQPAKQQPPPGGPTAMAGSYSNQRYNIGTPQPTSTPTLNKLLTSPSSTRGYPNYTSGSDYSSQEGASKGPADMGSSGQYAGSNPGWQQRTHHPSPMSPGSAGQPLVRNQPPGPMDPMGKIRGQPYGAGSPYSQQSQQVPPTGPQSGPGYPGQGYGPPGPQRYPVGIQTRTPGGIGAIPYGPQMGSYGQQGPGGYGSQGQAPYYNQPGQAPHSGQQQSLYSQSQPGQPGRQSPYAGQPHPPSSTPHNQGGPSYQQPHMPPQSQGPLPGPSQGAPQSQPPYSQASATQPSQSPYAQQQGPPTQTPQQPSSQAPPGSQGQPSYPGSSQGPQQTPSQQQQAQSHPQQTQGHSQHPQGQPVAYPPNAQQQQAQQSPYQRFPPPQQQEISQDSFQSNAPASAQPKSGPEDSQGRPSSLPDLSGSIDDLPTGTEGALSPGVSTSGVSSSQGEQSNPAQSPFSPHTSPHLPGIRGPSPSPAGSPASASTPRTGPLSPANLPGTQMPPRPSSVHSDGSLHPAMSQSPMAQDRGFMQRNPQMPPYGSPQSASALSPRQSSAGQMHPGMAPYQQNNSMGGYGQQGGQYGPQGYPRQPTYGNMPNANYPGPGMGSINPMAGQGGGPPYAGMPPGRMATNQMGARPYSPNMGPSMGPNMPPTMSNMPPQVTSGMCPPPGLNRKPQDPTAMQHPSNNSILNRMPGYPNMSQGMMGSGPPYGPPINNMPGMMNTPGGSPFPMGPNMANNTSGMAPSPEMNNKMNNKVDGSGTPKPESKSKKSNSSTTTCEKITRLYELGPEPDRKLWVDRYLAFVEEKAMGMANLPAVGRKPLDLFRLYVSVKEIGGMMQVNKNKKWRDLATTLNVGTSSSAASSLKKQYIQCLYAFECKIERGEDPPPEIFTDNKKNQAAKVQPPSPAGSGSLQGPQTPQSTSSSMAEGGDLKPPTPASTPHTQMPPMPPGPRSSVNLQDPFSDGSDPAFPRKNMTPNSTYQPGMNTPDMQGRMGPYEPNKDPFSNMRKVGEQFLPANQGPNNVVGDQQQPPQQQPPFNRGPPGAMGTMPMGPRQQYPYGPGYDRRPEQGMGPEGNMGSGPPQPNPMMPANADTGMYSPNRFPPRHDSYGNQYPGQGTPPTGSYPNQQPGMYPQQGYKRPVEGGYPPSKRHEAEYSSSFPGGQQAPQQQQQGGTSVPSSGQQEPYNQYSGSGPYPGPDRRPPGPSNQFPFPFGRERMQGPTGPNSQPNMPPQIMQSGPEGPQGGMWQGPREINYQNYPRQGGPGGPTQGPGYHGMNRPDDMMQSDQRMNHDGQWGGQIAPRQPPYVSAGPGQPMSRSVQSNYQPPQGVQNHIPQVSSPASIPRPMEAGTSQSKSPYMHGVMKMQKAGPPVPASHIVPPPVQSPLIRRDMPFPPGSVEATLPVLKTRRRLTMKDIGTPEAWRVMMSLKSGLLAESTWALDTINILLYDDNSIATFDLNTLPGLLELVVEYFRRCLIEIFGILREYEIGDPGQRILLDPDALKRDLDNLEEEQPRFEDMEQEETDDEDEEEHEIERSVSVKEEEDQEPCLQSRDDKTQEEKKSKGSSSEQTGSMQSLPANERPKQASKFDKFPVKVVRKRDPFVAAQLSNHGSVQEFDSGLLHWSAGGGDSTEHIQTLFEPRKNFLEQRQRIPVPSALLKRRLLDEDIRGSCLPTEEERMKHQDEEERSKQSGLSEKSTDSEKAGLTVGDDEERQSDSETKIKTAERGPKSHQENNRPVLASGSLFTQQAQQTGTILEDEPHSKDEGPLVTLSDWQDSLARRCICVSNIVRSFSFVPGNDHEMSKHPGLLLLLGRLILLHHWHPERKQAPLTYEKDEDSDEGVGQKDEWWWDCLEILRENTLVTMANISGQLDLSTYPESICLPLLDGLLHWAVCPSAEAQDPFPTLGPHSALSPQRLVLETLSKLSIQDNNVDLILATPPFSRLEKLYGNLVRLIGDRKVAVCREMAVVLLANLAQGDSLAARAIAVQKGSVGNLLSFLEDSLAATQLQQSQSSLLHLQGMPFEPTSPDMMRRAARALHALAKVEENHSEFTLHESRLLDLSVSPLMNSLVSHVICDVLFLIGQS, encoded by the exons ATGGCCGCTCAGGTCGCCAGCGCCGCCACTCTTAACACTAGTCCGCCTTCTGAACTTAAAAAGCCGGATCGAGACGCAAAGGAAGATACGGTTCAGGGAGAGAAGCAGCCCGACAAAAAGCAGCCGTGTTTGGACAGCGGGTCGCCGGGCCGGGGGGATCTGCAGGACGGGGCCGACGGTGGAAATGCAGGGGGAGGAGGGGAACCAGAGATGAAGAACGGGAATGGGAACCCGCCCAGGGTTAATAATAATACCTCGAACGACTCTGTGGGACCGGAGGGAAACAACCACCCCGGGTTCGTGCATCACCACGGTCCCACTTTCCCTCCACCTTCGTACGGATACAGTCAGCACTACGGTCGGGCCGCTTTTCATCAATATGGCGGACAACAAAGCCCTGGCATGGCAGCTGCTGCGGGTCCGGGTGTGCAGTCGAGCAACATAATGGACCCGTATCAACCCAATTCACACGACCATGGCTTCTCGAACCACCAGTTTAACAATTACAACCCATTCCCGAACAGGACTCCACACCCGGGCCAGTCGTACGGTATGAACTCTCCTCGCAGCGCTCAGGCGCCGACAGCTGGGGGCCAGCCAGCTAAGCAGCAGCCACCGCCGGGAGGACCCACTGCGATGGCTGGATCTTACAGTAACCAGAGATATAACATCGGAACCCCCCAACCAACATCCACACCGACGCTCAACAAGCTCCTGACCTCCCCTAGCTCAACGCGGGGGTATCCAAACTACACATCTGGTAGCGACTACAGCAGCCAGGAAGGAGCTAGTAAGGGACCAGCAGATATGGGCAGCAGCGGTCAGTACGCAGGGAGCAACCCGGGCTGGCAACAAAGAACCCATCACCCGTCGCCCATGAGCCCAGGGAGTGCCGGGCAGCCTCTCGTAAGAAACCAG CCACCTGGTCCTATGGATCCTATGGGAAAAATTAGAGGTCAGCCATATGGAGCAGGCAGTCCGTACAGTCAGCAGTCTCAGCAGGTGCCTCCTACAGGTCCTCAGTCTGGGCCAGGGTACCCTGGTCAGGGTTATGGGCCTCCAGGACCACAACGATACCCAGTAGGCATACAAACACGTACACCAGGAGGCATTGGTGCAATCCCCTATGGTCCACAG atgggATCTTATGGCCAGCAGGGACCAGGAGGTTATGGCTCTCAGGGCCAGGCTCCATATTACAACCAGCCAGGTCAGGCTCCTCATTCAGGTCAGCAACAATCCCTTTACTCTCAGTCCCAACCTGGTCAGCCTGGAAGGCAGTCGCCATACGCTGGGCAGCCCCACCCTCCATCTTCAACTCCACACAACCAAGGGGGACCATCCTATCAACAGCCCCACATGCCCCCACAATCCCAGGGTCCCCTGCCAGGCCCATCCCAAGGTGCCCCCCAGTCTCAGCCACCGTATTCTCAAGCGTCTGCTACGcagcctagccagtctccataCGCCCAGCAGCAGGGGCCTCCCACTCAGACCCCCCAGCAGCCAAGTTCCCAGGCTCCTCCTGGATCACAAGGCCAACCCAGCTACCCAGGATCCTCACAAGGCCCCCAGCAAACCCCTTCGCAGCAACAGCAGGCACAGTCCCACCCGCAGCAGACACAAGGACACAGCCAACATCCACAGGGGCAGCCTGTAGCTTACCCACCAAACGCTCAGCAGCAGCAAGCACAGCAGTCACCTTATCAGCGCTTTCCTCCTCCACAACAGCAG gAGATATCCCAGGACTCATTTCAGTCCAATGCCCCTGCATCCGCTCAGCCTAAATCTGGTCCAGAGGACAGTCAAGGCCGCCCATCCAGCCTTCCG GACTTGTCCGGGTCGATCGACGACCTGCCGACTGGCACAGAGGGCGCACTGAGTCCTGGCGTGAGCACCTCAGGTGTGTCGAGCAGCCAGGGAGAGCAGAGTAACCCTGCTCAGTCGCCCTTCTCTCCTCATACCTCCCCCCACCTGCCAGGCATCCGAGGCCCCTCGCCTTCTCCAGCTGGCTCCCCTGCCAGCGCAAGCACACCCCGCACAGGCCCACTGTCACCCGCCAACTTGCCAG GGACCCAGATGCCTCCCAGGCCATCAAGTGTGCACTCGGATGGCAGTCTGCACCCTGCTATGAGCCAGTCTCCAATGGCGCAGGACAGAG GGTTCATGCAGAGAAACCCTCAGATGCCTCCCTACGGCTCCCCCCAGTCAGCCTCTGCACTGTCACCTCGCCAGTCCTCTGCAGGACAGATGCATCCTGGGATGGCGCCTTATCAGCAGAACAACTCCATGGGTGGCTATGGGCAGCAGGGAGGACAGTACGGTCCCCAAG GTTATCCCCGCCAACCCACCTATGGGAACATGCCCAACGCCAACTACCCTGGACCAGGCATGGGCTCCATCAACCCCATGGCGGGACAGGGGGGAGGCCCGCCATATGCCGGCATGCCTCCAGGAAGAATGGCTACGAATCAAATGGGGGCTCGTCCCTATAGCCCCAACATGGGTCCCAGCATGGGTCCAAACATGCCTCCTACCATGAGCAACATGCCACCCCAGGTCACTTCAGGAATGTGCCCACCTCCAGGATTGAACAGAAAGCCCCAGGATCCAACAGCCATGCAGCACCCCTCCAACAATTCCATTCTCAACAG AATGCCCGGGTACCCCAACATGTCACAAGGCATGATGGGCTCCGGTCCACCGTATGGCCCACCGATCAACAACATGCCTGGAATGATGAACACTCCAGGTGGATCACCTTTTCCCATGGGGCCAAACATGGCCAATAACACAAGCG GTATGGCTCCTAGTCCAGAAATGAACAACAAGATGAATAACAAAGTAGATGGCAGTGGAACGCCGAAACCAGAGTCAAAATCTAAG AAGTCAAACTCATCCACAACCACTTGTGAAAAGATAACACGTCTCTATGAGCTGGGACCAGAACCAGACAGGAAGCTTTGGGTGGACCGTTACTTGGCCTTTGTAGAAGAGAAAGCCATGGGCATGGCCAACCTTCCTGCCGTGGGGCGCAAACCTCTCGACCTCTTCAGGCTGTATGTGTCTGTTAAAGAGATTGGAGGAATGATGCAG gtgaataaaaataaaaagtggcGTGATTTAGCCACCACCTTAAATGTGGGTACATCCAGCAGTGCTGCTAGTTCTTTGAAAAAACAGTACATCCAATGTCTGTATGCCTTCGAGTGTAAAATCGAGCGGGGTGAAGATCCTCCTCCTGAGATCTTCACAGACAACAAAAAGAACCAAGCTGCAAAAGTCCAGCCACCCTCTCCAG CTGGGTCAGGCTCTCTTCAGGGTCCACAAACACCCCAGTCCACCAGCAGCTCCATGGCTGAGGGGGGTGACCTTAAACCCCCCACTCCAGCCTCCACTCCTCATACCCAAATGCCACCAATGCCACCTGGTCCTAG GAGCAGTGTAAACTTGCAAGACCCCTTCTCCGACGGAAGCGATCCAGCTTTTCCTAGAAAGAACATGACTCCCAACTCCACCTATCAGCCCGGCATGAATACACCTGACATGCAAGGCCGAATGGGTCCCTACGAACCCAACAAGGACCCATTTAGTAACATGCGGAAAG TTGGGGAGCAGTTTCTGCCTGCTAACCAGGGCCCTAACAACGTTGTGGGTGACCAGCAGCAGCCACCGCAACAACAGCCTCCATTCAACAGAGGACCGCCTGGGGCCATGGGCACAATGCCAATGGGTCCCAGACAACAGTATCCCTATGGACCAGGCTACGACAGGAG ACCGGAGCAAGGAATGGGCCCAGAGGGCAACATGGGATCTGGACCTCCTCAGCCAAACCCAATGATGCCTGCCAACGCCGACACGGGGATGTATTCTCCAAATCGCTTCCCACCACG GCATGATTCCTATGGAAATCAGTATCCTGGACAAGGAACGCCCCCTACTGGTTCCTACCCAAATCAGCAGCCTGGAATGTACCCACAACAG GGTTATAAGCGTCCTGTAGAAGGAGGGTACCCCCCATCAAAACGTCACGAGGCAGAGTACAGCAGTTCTTTCCCTGGTGGACAGCAAGCAccacagcaacagcagcagggtGGAACCTCTGTTCCATCAtcaggacaacaggagccgtaCAATCAGTACAGCGGTAGTGGGCCCTACCCTGGCCCTGACCGCCGTCCACCTGGCCCCAGCAATCAATTCCCATTTCCCTTTGGTCGAGAACGGATGCAGGGACCAACTGGGCCCAATTCTCAGCCTAACATGCCTCCTCAGATTATGCAGTCAGGGCCTGAGGGTCCTCAAGGGGGCATGTGGCAAGGACCTCGAGAAATTAACTATCAGAATTACCCTAGACAGGGTGGTCCTGGGGGGCCAACGCAGGGACCCGGTTACCATGGCATGAACCGCCCTGACGATATGATGCAATCAGACCAGCGGATGAATCACGATGGCCAGTGGGGGGGCCAGATAGCCCCTCGGCAGCCTCCATACGTTTCAGCCGGGCCTGGACAGCCCATGTCTCGTTCAGTCCAGTCCAACTACCAGCCCCCTCAGGGCGTGCAGAACCACATTCCACAGGTGTCGAGCCCCGCCTCTATACCCCGCCCCATGGAGGCCGGGACATCACAGAGCAAATCTCCTTACATGCACGGAGTAATGAAGATGCAAAAGGCCGGCCCCCCGGTACCTGCATCCCACATAGTGCCACCTCCGGTGCAGTCGCCTCTAATAAGGCGAGATATGCCTTTCCCCCCGGGCTCTGTTGAAGCAACACTACCTGTCCTTAAAACACGACGGAGACTCACCATGAAAGATATCG GAACCCCAGAGGCCTGGAGAGTCATGATGTCTTTGAAATCTGGTTTATTGGCTGAAAGTACATGGGCTTTAGATACCATCAATATTCTGCTGTACGATGACAACAGTATAGCAACCTTCGATCTCAACACG TTACCTGGGCTGCTAGAATTAGTGGTGGAGTATTTCAGGCGCTGCCTCATCGAAATCTTTGGTATTCTGCGGGAATATGAAATTGGGGACCCTGGTCAGAGGATTCTGCTTGATCCTGATGCCTTGAAACGAGACCTGGACAACCTGGAAGAAGAGCAACCGCGTTTTGAGGATATGGAACAAGAGGAAACAGATGACGAAGACGAGGAGGAACATGAAATAGAGCGGTCTGTTTCCGTGAAGGAGGAGGAAGACCAAGAGCCGTGCTTGCAAAGTAGGGATGATAAGACgcaagaagagaagaagagcaAGGGTTCTTCGTCTGAACAGACAGGCTCGATGCAATCTCTGCCTGCCAATGAGAGACCTAAACAGGCCAGCAAGTTTGATAAGTTTCCAGTTAAGGTGGTACGAAAGAGAGACCCATTTGTGGCTGCCCAGTTGAGTAATCATGGCAGCGTACAAGAGTTTGACAGTGGGCTACTTCACTGGAGCGCTGGAGGCGGAGACTCAACAGAACACATCCAGACCCTCTTTGAGCCTCGGAAAAACTTCTTGGAGCAACGACAACGGATACCTGTGCCTTCAGCTCTATTGAAGCGACGGCTGCTGGACGAAGACATACGAGGGAGCTGTTTGCCAACTGAAGAAGAGAGAATGAAGCATCAAGATGAAGAAGAAAGGTCAAAACAAAGTGGTTTGTCAGAAAAATCAACAGACTCAGAGAAAGCTGGCTTAACAGTTGGCGATGACGAGGAGCGGCAGTCTGATTCAGAGACAAAGATAAAGACGGCTGAGAGAGGGCCTAAAAGTCACCAAGAGAACAATAGACCCGTTCTGGCTTCTGGAAGTCTTTTTACCCAACAGGCACAGCAGACCGGGACCATCCTCGAAGATGAGCCTCACAGTAAAGACGAAGGGCCGCTCGTCACGCTGTCCGATTGGCAGGATTCGTTGGCGCGTCGCTGCATTTGTGTCTCTAATATTGTTCGCAGCTTCTCCTTTGTGCCGGGAAATGACCACGAGATGTCCAAGCATCCCGGATTGCTGCTCTTACTGGGGCGCCTCATCCTGCTCCACCACTGGCACCCTGAGCGCAAGCAGGCCCCCCTCACCTACGAGAAGGATGAGGATTCAGACGAGGGAGTGGGCCAGAAAGATGAGTGGTGGTGGGACTGCTTGGAAATCCTCAGAGAGAACACGCTGGTCACCATGGCAAACATTTCAGGTCAACTGGACCTCTCTACGTACCCTGAGAGCATTTGCCTGCCCCTGCTGGATGGTCTTCTCCACTGGGCGGTGTGCCCCTCAGCAGAGGCCCAGGACCCCTTCCCTACCCTGGGCCCCCATAGTGCTTTGTCACCTCAGAGACTGGTTCTGGAGACTCTAAGCAAACTAAGCATTCAAGATAACAACGTGGACCTAATCTTGGCCACTCCCCCTTTCAGTCGGTTGGAGAAGCTGTACGGGAACCTGGTGCGGTTAATCGGAGACAGGAAGGTTGCGGTCTGCAGGGAGATGGCTGTCGTGTTACTGGCCAACCTGGCCCAGGGTGACAGTCTTGCAGCCCGAGCAATCGCTGTCCAGAAGGGAAGTGTGGGCAACTTGCTCAGCTTCCTGGAGGACTCTCTCGCTGCCACCCAGCTACAACAAAGCCAGAGCTCTCTGCTACACCTACAAGGGATGCCCTTCGAGCCAACCAGCCCGGACATGATGCGGCGAGCAGCCCGGGCTCTGCATGCCTTAGCCAAGGTGGAGGAGAACCACTCGGAGTTTACACTACACGAGTCGCGACTCCTCGACCTTTCTGTGTCTCCCCTAATGAACTCGCTGGTTTCTCATGTTATCTGTGATGTACTCTTTTTGATCGGCCAGTCATGA